In the Pelmatolapia mariae isolate MD_Pm_ZW linkage group LG10_11, Pm_UMD_F_2, whole genome shotgun sequence genome, ATCCTCATTCAAAAGTCGCTATCAAACAGTGTCAGACAGCTGGTTTAGGTGTAGCCAGAGGGCAGAGTCAGAGAGAAACACCAAAGTTTGCAAAAGAAAGCCTGTCAAAGAGTCTGTTTCCACAGTAACCAGCTCAGAGCTTAAACCCAGCTAATCCCAGGGTTAACAAACTCAGAGTTATTAGCCAAACCTGGCACTGAAACAGGGCCCTGCTGCATGTTTCATTTTGTATAACAACTGTACAGATGTGTCAGCTCACCCTGATTTTGGGAGCCGGCCTCTCCCCAgcctccagctgctgtttgaggTGGTTGATCTCCTGAGCCAAAACCTTCCTGTCCTCCAGAAGATCATTGAGATGGCGCCGGGCCTCCTCTGTGCTAACCATCACCTCCACGTCGTTGAGAAGCCATGTCTGatgacagaaaaggaaaacCGTTCATATTCAGAAACTTTAAGTCCGAGTTATCTCCAACACAAAATATTTGACCATTTCTCAAGAATCATGTTTTTCTACCTTCACTCTCACAGCTGCTCCCTCCATGCCTTTGTTCTGGGCATCTTTGCGCTTCTCTGCTACCTCACTTCTCTTCTGTAGAGCATCTTTTAATCTCTTGTTTGCAGCTGCAGCctttaagcaaaaaaaagaaaaaagaaaaagcacctCATAAACAGCTACAAACCTTTTCCAGTGATTCTTCAACCCTATGAACACAAAAATTTCAaatggtaaaaaacaaacaaactgtgcaACAGTGAATAGCCACACCTCTTCAGTTTTACGACGCAGGACGTTGGCTTGTTTCTGAAAATCTCTCTCCAGTTTAAGCAGCTCATACTGGCGTTTACGATCctgcaaaaaatacaaaataaatggattacagaAGACAAAGAACCTACAGAATAAACAGGTTTTTGACAAGAAAAGGCTAGAGAGTGCAACAACTGAAGTCATCCCTCTTATGTCTTCATAAGAGTCTTATCTCTACTCACCTTCTCCTTCAGCTGCAGTACCTCCCTGTCCTTTTTGTTCTTCCACTGCCTGAATTTCTCAGAGTCCTCTCTCATCTGCCGCATTAGCTGTGTACGTTGGGTCTTCATAGCCTGTGAGGACACAGCAACATTTGAAACTTGTGTCTGTAGTTACTCAAAcgctttaaagaaaaacaaagctcaGAGTACACATGATGACGCCATGTGACAAAAGGTTTCTGTACTGCATGCTCACAAAGTGCTATATAATGCAGAAGAGAAATATGTTACTGAACAAAGATAATAGATAAACTATTACATCTATTACTGAGGCTGCTTGATGATCCAAAAATGACTCATCAGTTACATGGTGGCTCTCATCACATTGACTTAATTAGTTTCTGACTATAAAAACAATATCTGAAAACTCTGTCAGAGATTTTTAATAGAAACAAAAACTATAATTGTCTGATATGGAGATACCACCACAGGCTCTCGTGTGTGATCTGCAGACAAATCAGCTGCAGGCAGAAGTTAACGATCCTTCCAAAGGTTCACAACTTGTGATCTCGCTACAATTTTAGCTTTCAACTTGACAGAAAGAGAGCCTTTGTTCATCAAGACATGTCATCATGACTGAAGCCAAATAAACTGTTTGTGAGTTTGCGATTTTATGGAggaaaaagtaatttaaaaaaaaagctgctctAAATAATAAGAAATATTTCTCCCATTAAAAATAGCCAACACATTATAAACACAAAAACGGTAAAGAAGGAggtcaaatttttaaaaaagaaaagaaagaggtaAATATGACATAAAGCAATCCTAAacctaaaataaaagcatgtatTGTATAAAAGGCCAGTTGAGAGTTGGATTGGTATCACAAGATAACAAGAGCTTTGTAATGAAAACGAATctaaagagattaaaaaaaaaaaaaaaaaaatcaaccgtCTTGTTTTCATAATCCCTTAAAGCCAGAAAGCACAATTAGAAATAACATTTAACTAATAGCCCAGCCCTACACCCTGCTTTTACAGGACTCCGTGTTAGATTAAGCATCTCAACTGTGGTTTATATCACAATTCCCAACTGTGTTGTTTTGTCTCGTACTTCAATTTAAAgatcagtttaaaaaacaaaacaaaacaaaacccatgcCACACAAAATATTCAACACACcattaaaggaaaataaaccGTTACCTGTATTTCCTCCATGAGCTTGCTAACTTTCTGAACAGACGACTCTTTGAGTTTCAACAGTTTGGACTGCTCAAGAAGTTTCTTCTTCATGTCTACCAGCTGGCTCTCAAGCTCCTGCAGTCTCTTCCTCCGTTGCTCGCTGAGCCTGGACGAGGGTGGTGGATGTCAGGTCAAGTATAAGAACCTGCACGTATATTACAACAAGCACCAAAACAAAGAAAGGGTTTTTCCTACTTAGCCTGGTTGGTGTCTTTCTTTGCAGACTGAAGTGCCAAAACGAGttcctctttctccttctgCAGTGAATCCACAGCAGACTGTAGAGTTTGTACATTTTTCTGGAAGAGAGTCCGAAAGATTAAAATGTGTCTACCATTTCATGATATTTTGAAATATGGCTTACACGTATTTGCACTACACTTTGAGATCTGTGTATGTGACAGCCTCTACTAATAAAACCATTTAGAATTTGTTATTCAACTCGAAACGCCTGCAAAGTTTAAAAATGCCAATAATAAACTGTAACTAGGCAGTCAATAACACCTCTGTTAAACTTGTCTACTGTAGTGAGATGACAGTTAAGTGACTCTGTAATGCTTACCTGGTGCTCAGattgcatcggctccagctggCTGTCATTTTGgcacatttttttaacaaatgctTCTTTCAGGCTTAAGACTTTGTTAAGCTCAATCAGCTCCTTGGAGAGCTGGGCTTGCCGCAATGCATGATGGGCTGTGAAGGCAGTGGCATCCTATTTGAAAGTATTAGAGTTGGAAAACATCGAAAATTACATCTGGTTCAGTCTTCGTCAAGTTAGTGTGGGCGAGACAAGAGAAATGTGATGCTCCGCTACTTGTAGAAGATAcgttaagaaaacaaaacatactgATGGGGATCCCTCTGGTGAACATTTATTGCCATTCCCAGACACTTCAGGTAAATCCTCTCCTGCAGCCACTGCATCAATGGAGGCGGCGATGCCCGCACTCTCATTctgaaaaagcaaacaaagagtAAAGCATAACATTCAAGAAGAATATTCAAATTTAATAGTGGAAAAATGGAAGAATTGCAAAATAGTTTAATaacacagcagcaaaagaaagTTGTCATCACCTTTAGTTAACCCATTTCTTTCTATATTTAACATCAGGCAAATCTCTCTAATTAAAAAAGAAGCACCAGTTTACTCCATTATTACTTGACTTATATTTCTTGGACTGGATTGTAATGTAAGAAGACATCCATACTTTGAGCTCCAAGATGATGTTTTGCAGATTCTTCATCACTTCAACATTCTCCTTGAGTTCCTGGTCCTCCAGTGTTTTCATCACTTTCTCCAGATCTACAGTACATCTGAAAAACCATCGGACATCAACGTGACTCAATGGATTTGTTGACAACCAGCTGAAATCCTGagtcaaattaaaaaatgaaacagcttTTTGTAGGAACAGATTTCAGCACAGCTACTGTTAAAGCTTTTTGAGACCTATTCTAAAGCTTTGCTGGCTTTTTGCTTTAGCAAACTCACGCTGCATGGTGCCGCAGTTGCTCCAGCTTGCTTTGCAGTTTCTCATTTGCTTGCTCCGTctacaaaataaagcaaacggCATATAAAAACTATGATGATGCAAAACAGTAGAAATGTAAGAAAGAAGctaaggtcaaaaggtcaactGTAAATGATATTCAACTGTTTTTGTTCATGTCAAATTCAATCCTTTTGTTTCCATCAGCAGTAATAACTTCCTCTTTAGACAGGATTAACAGATTCTGCTGTGACCAGGCTCACCATAATGATCTTCTCAAACATATGGGCTGTCTGTCCAGCTGCCTCACTCAGCTCTCTGCACAGCTTATTGTTCTCATCCTGCAGAGCGCGGTTTCGTTCCAGCAGCTTAGTCACGTTCTCCGCACTCTCTGACCTGCAACAGGGGCAACTATTATGGCCTTTTGCTTTATGGGTGATGTTTATCCCGGCTGCATTTATTTGGCGTCCTCTTTGGACCCTGAGGTTTACTGAGAAAGTTGGCTTACCCAGAGAGCACCGGAGCTACTCCTCCACGTGCATGAAGTAGCATCACCTGCAGCTCTTGGACCTACACCAGGGTACCGTTGAAAACATTTGGAACatgctttaatttttttcaaactAGACCACTCAATGAAAAACTGCAACACTAGTAATTTGAGTGCTGATGATAATGAGGGCCAACACCCATTTTTGCACCTGTTGTTTCAAGCGGTTCATTTCTGCAGCTCTGGGGTCGATGTTGACAACtggtttatttttaatcttGCGAGCTCTGTCAGCATATCGCAGCGTGTTGATGGTTTCCTCCATGTTGGAGTCTGCAGGACTGACGCAAGCAATCATCAAAGTGTGGCTGTTGCCTCCCAGAGAATCTGaggacaaacacacatatacatatatttatgtatACGTTTACAGGGGTGCAGTTAAGTTCTACAATGCATCGTTACCACTTTGAACACCCGCAGCTTTTCTccctcaaataaataaaaacctaaGCTTAATCTGAATCCTGTTCAAGGAGTCTGAAGATGTTTCAGTTTGTCATGGTAATGGAAGTGAAACaagcaggaaaaaagaaaataccacATATTACAAGCCCTACCACAGAAAGGCAtaatgtttgtgtctgttgtAAGTAGAAGCGGACCTATGTGATAACATCTTATGATCATCTCAGCCATACAGGTCTTTCTGGAAGTAGAATGGCAGCCTCCACTTGCTGTTCAAACCTTGTTTGCAGAATGCAGCCATTCAGAACATAGCTGGCTTAAAGGGCTCATAGGGAAGGGACCTTAAAAGTCTCgtttcagacagtggaagaaTCGAGGAGTCACACCAAAGTCTGGTATAAGCTAAATAAGAATGATTTAAAATGGAATTATCTACTCCAGCAGAGTCCACAAATACAACTTTAAAGGAATCAGGACAAAATATATGAcaaatttaaattgtttttaataaaattggTTTTGCTGGGGAATATaatgagcaaaacaaacaaagaaaaagggggCAGCACATATCCAGTTTAACTCAAATTAAATTCATGTTTGTGAATTATGAGTCTTATTTCTTGCATTTTTCTTCAAATGCAAGATTAAAGGTAAATAAAAGCACCACCAATCCTGGAGACCAGGCATCTAAGCCTTCTGAAAACCTAAATAAAACCCTGACTGACTTTGAAAGTCCTCACAGTGAGAATGTATCCATGTCTGACCTAATGACCATAATGCAACATCGGACCATCTACATCAAAGCTTACCTTGCAGCAGGCGGGTGAGCTTAGAGTCTCTGTAAGGAACAAAGGTGTTTTTCTTGCTTTCATCCCCCAAAGCACTGATCACATTTCCCAAAGACAAAAGGCCACGATTGATGCTGATACCTGCACATAAATATGGACGGCATGACCAGAAGTACTGTTATTAAACAGAAATGTAGCTTAATACACCTTACATAGCAGCACATGTCTCCGGGATAATCGCACATTAAAGGCTTACAACTTTTAACTGATCTTGGTTACCTTCCTTTAAACGATCTCCTTCTgctttggttttcttttgtCTCTCGGATCCAGCCAGATCCACAAGATGCAACTTTGAAACAACTGAATCGGCCCTGAAACAAAGGATTGTACAAATATTCAGACTGCAGTAGGTAATATTTTGGAAATGCTGGTTGGGGTTTGTAGAATGGGGACGTGCACAAACACATTAACCCAGTTTAAGGGAAAATATTATAGTAGCTTACAaaagagaaacactgaaattcTGGACCCACCCTCTGTGTAAAACAACAATTTAGCTGATACAATGTATCTAAAAAGTATTCAGAGCgcttcacttgttccacattttgtcatgttacagtcTTATTTGAACATGGATTCATTTTTCACCTCAAAATTCAACACAAAAACACCTTataatgacattaaaaaacaagaatatttGCTGCTAGTTTTAGGTTGTGGTGGATTTTGTCAAGCTGCTTTTCTTAATCAAGGAAAGAATCTGTGATCATCCACTTTAGTTGCCTTCTGTGGtccttttggtgttgctgagctggtGAGTggattaggttttttttttaaagaatggaCTAGATTGTTGATTCAGCAACTTCAtacattttctgtctttgtctgaTGCATTCATTATGTTTTTATCAGGCTAACGGTGGCCTCCCTTGCTTGCACCAGCCTCTCATTGGATTTCTATTCAGAGTTTCAGTGAAAAACCAACAAATGCAAGTTCAACAATTGGAATCAACTCCAGATCTTTTATCTGCCTAATCTTTTATAAAATAATGAGGCAACAAGCAACACCCGGTCATGAAGCAGCTTGTCCAGTTTCTTTTGACACTTTGACAGTGGGGCATTATGtacaaaaacaactttaattCCTAAGCAGTTCATACAATTCTTTCATAAAACCCCTTGAAATAAAACCAAATGCCTCATGTTgaggattacatttttttaaaaaaaaaaaaacaacgctgTGGTGACGTACAAAggcaaaataacaaaacataaTGTCCAAAGCCGGTTCCAGTAAATCAAAAATTGACAATATAATAACAATCCAAGGCAAACAGTTTTTACTGGACAAATGTTaattaaaactgtaaaatttAGAGCAATTCTATAACAAATACCCATAACAGGAATATgaaaatgtacagaattcaAATGGCTGTCACCTTGCATCTGAGCACTGTTAGCAGGTATTCTGTGTCtatatcagaaaaaaaaatgtttggacaaTAACATGAAACATGTTTTATCAAGGAAAAAGGCAGCCAAACTGACTTATCTGTCCCTCTGCGCTGTTCCAGTGTGATGGTGAAGATAGCATGGGAACGTGAAGAGGCGGCATTCATGGCTGTGGAGCCCACGGTACGAGCAGAGTTTCCAAGCTCCAGACAGCTCACCATCTCAGGGGCAGAAAATACCTGCTTCTCAGTTAAGCCGACAATCTGGAaagcaagacatttttaataaaagttcAACTAAAGATGGAGAAAATGCACATATGTGGTTTAGGTGGGCTGtcaaaaaaatgtgaatttgctTTTAACATACGAGTCACTCACCTTGATGCCTTCTTTAGGGTCTTCCCGAATGCTGATAGCAGGTTTGTCTTTGGATGAACACAGCAAGTCCAATATTTCTTCATTATAAATCTACAATCAAAAGAAAACCTTAACTACTTTACTTTAAAGGGCTATTGTACATACACACCACAGACCAAAAACATTCACCAACCTCCAGGTAAGACACTACCAGACAGAATTCACAGTCTGTCCTTTGGTCCTTTTCTGCAAAGATGCACCTGATAACTCGAGGAATAACTCCAACGGATGGCTCGTTTTCTTGAGCTGTTGTATATGTTCCTCCCATCGAAAAGGTCTTTCCAGATCCCGTCTGTCCATAGGCAAGAACTGTGGCATGGTAGCCTACAGTAACAATAACATCACATGATGGATGGAGCATTATTAGCTGCAAAATTATTCAATAGATTTAAAGGAATACAAAAAAGTAAACACAGCTATTTTATTTTTCGAGCCCACATAATCACGTCTCAGGAAAAAGATTAAATCTTAGACATTCACTTAAAAAGCATCAAGTTAAAAGCTACCTTTGAAAAGCCCAGACAATAATGGGGAAACCGCTGTACTGAAGACTTCTTCTTGTTCAGCAGTGGGCTCAAATACATAATCATAAGTGAATGCCTTCTCTGTGCCAACAATCACCTGAAACCAAACAAACATGCAGCAGTTTTTAACACACAACATgcaatgtaagtacaaaactaAAACAcctgacaaacaaacaaacacaaacacacacagtgtagtTTGATTTTGATATATTGTGAAGCATgcctgtgaaagaaaagcagttGAGCACCTGTGGCTCCCCAGGGACGAAAGTGAGGCAGGACTGACATCCCTCGTTGATTTCTTTTGGTACTAGTGGGCGACATCGTAAGGCAACTCGCACCGGAATGACCTTCTCATCCTCGTTTGTCATGATGCAATATTCCAATGAATAactgcaaaacaacaaaaagaagggATTACCAAAAAAAGCTGGGCACTGATGTGATTAAAAGGCATGTTATTATATATTTGCAGAACAAAGAGATGCTTAAAAAACACTTTATAATTTATACAAAATAAAGTGTTGAGTACTCAATATTAAGGCAGGTGGTGCAATAGGGACTCCCTGTATGTTCAAATATAAGACTTTACTTTTGCTAGACAAtttgacagacaaaaaaaacgtcctagaaataaaatagaaatctCTTCTGCTAGTTTACGGTTTACACACTTTACTTGGCTGAGTGTCAAACATTTAtgcgttttttgttttctttttttttttacagaactgTGTTTAGTTGTGAAAATGGCTTAGTAAAACAATGGGTGGTGTCAGTATCTAAAGAATTGCTCCATTATTAACTTCCTATGTTGCGACTCCGTGATCCGTCTTTGTGCACAACAGCTTTCAGCCCTTCTGGAGATTAATCAGAACAAAATAGAGCTGTGCAATGAGTCATGACTCCTTGTCCTGGTGGAAATCTACCATTTTCCACGGAGGGGGGTTATATCTTTGACGATAAATTTTTAACTATTTGTCTGGAGGACACAAACAGCAGCCATACTTTACGTCCACTCGAGCAATTGACATTTCATAGTTAGCGGTGCTACTTTTTCAGAACAGAAAGCACTACCAAAAATGCACCAAGATGACTGTTAATTAGCTCAGCTGAAACCAGCGACAGCTTAACCGTAGCTA is a window encoding:
- the kif4 gene encoding kinesin family member 4 yields the protein MTNEDEKVIPVRVALRCRPLVPKEINEGCQSCLTFVPGEPQVIVGTEKAFTYDYVFEPTAEQEEVFSTAVSPLLSGLFKGYHATVLAYGQTGSGKTFSMGGTYTTAQENEPSVGVIPRVIRCIFAEKDQRTDCEFCLVVSYLEIYNEEILDLLCSSKDKPAISIREDPKEGIKIVGLTEKQVFSAPEMVSCLELGNSARTVGSTAMNAASSRSHAIFTITLEQRRGTDKADSVVSKLHLVDLAGSERQKKTKAEGDRLKEGISINRGLLSLGNVISALGDESKKNTFVPYRDSKLTRLLQDSLGGNSHTLMIACVSPADSNMEETINTLRYADRARKIKNKPVVNIDPRAAEMNRLKQQVQELQVMLLHARGGVAPVLSGSESAENVTKLLERNRALQDENNKLCRELSEAAGQTAHMFEKIIMTEQANEKLQSKLEQLRHHAACTVDLEKVMKTLEDQELKENVEVMKNLQNIILELKNESAGIAASIDAVAAGEDLPEVSGNGNKCSPEGSPSDATAFTAHHALRQAQLSKELIELNKVLSLKEAFVKKMCQNDSQLEPMQSEHQKNVQTLQSAVDSLQKEKEELVLALQSAKKDTNQAKLSEQRRKRLQELESQLVDMKKKLLEQSKLLKLKESSVQKVSKLMEEIQAMKTQRTQLMRQMREDSEKFRQWKNKKDREVLQLKEKDRKRQYELLKLERDFQKQANVLRRKTEEAAAANKRLKDALQKRSEVAEKRKDAQNKGMEGAAVRVKTWLLNDVEVMVSTEEARRHLNDLLEDRKVLAQEINHLKQQLEAGERPAPKIRRRTLIISELESQGALETPLTKQVENLETEIGLRNAQIADLQQKVLAADSEGRFKQRIDSITSIAEAKCALKVLISELISAKTAHAKLESEVTQEKANTQDLRKMLAEERSVMSTMDMEHQQQLVELEQRHQEKVLYLLNQLQNKPIGEDSDETNQTIKESSKEKELLQRLKVQEEELEKLRELSEQNQKLVEQNEEYRRKLSLVHLASEKKILVPKTNKENNPDDSFEYVPPKPKSRRFTTAKAQLNTAINIEELMSPSEDENEEETEEWRPEKQERGRRVSKKPKQTGCACKGRCSNKQCRCRKGKMTCGENCQCDHEKCRNMDNQVPAEDASSTESASRDSPSLQDSSPGNNTFFKPPSCTPTKKVLKEIGDMGHTTADLKVAEEEQEDNDDEEDKTTVSFLKKKKRLLTSFQNSFFSGCTPITEES